A genome region from Myxocyprinus asiaticus isolate MX2 ecotype Aquarium Trade chromosome 12, UBuf_Myxa_2, whole genome shotgun sequence includes the following:
- the LOC127449329 gene encoding green-sensitive opsin-3-like — translation MNGTEGKNFYIPMSNRTGLVRSPFEYQQYYLAEPWQFKLLAVYMFFLICTGFPVNGLTLIVTAQHKKLRQPLNFILVNLAVAGMIMVCFGFTITITSAVNGYFVFGPMGCAIEGFMATLGGQVALWSLVVLAIERYIVVCKPMGSFKFTSSHALGGIAFTWIMAASCAVPPLVGWSRYIPEGMQCSCGPDYYTLNPEYNNESYVIYMFMCHFFVPVTIIFFTYGRLVCTVKAAAAQQQDSASTQKAEKEVTRMVILMVLGFLVAWTPYASVAAWIFLNKGAAFSAQFMAVPAFFSKSSSIFNPIIYVLLNKQFRSCMLTTLFCGMNPLGDEESSVSTSKTEVSSVSPA, via the exons ATGAACGGCACAGAGGGGAAAAACTTCTACATCCCTATGTCCAATCGGACAGGGCTTGTGAGGAGTCCTTTTGAGTACCAGCAATACTACTTGGCTGAACCATGGCAATTCAAACTACTGGCAGTTTACATGTTTTTTCTAATCTGTACTGGCTTCCCTGTCAATGGTTTGACACTGATAGTTACAGCTCAGCACAAAAAACTCAGACAGCCATTAAACTTCATTCTGGTTAATCTGGCCGTGGCTGGAATGATCATGGTCTGCTTTGGATTTACTATCACAATTACCTCAGCTGTTAATGGCTACTTTGTCTTTGGACCCATGGGATGTGCTATTGAGGGCTTCATGGCAACGCTTGGAG GTCAAGTTGCTCTTTGGTCACTGGTGGTGCTTGCCATTGAGAGATATATTGTTGTCTGCAAGCCCATGGGTAGCTTCAAATTCACGTCTTCACATGCATTGGGAGGTATTGCCTTTACTTGGATAATGGCAGCTAGTTGTGCTGTTCCCCCACTTGTTGGGTGGTCCAG GTATATTCCTGAGGGAATGCAATGCTCATGTGGACCAGATTATTACACCTTGAACCCTGAATATAACAATGAATCATATGTTATatacatgttcatgtgtcattttTTTGTTCCCGTCACAATAATATTCTTCACATATGGAAGACTTGTGTGCACTGTAAAAGCG GCTGCAGCTCAACAGCAGGACTCAGCATCCACCCAGAAGGCTGAGAAGGAAGTGACAAGAATGGTCATTCTGATGGTTTTGGGTTTCTTGGTGGCATGGACCCCCTATGCTAGTGTGGCTGcctggatttttttaaataagggagCCGCTTTCAGTGCCCAGTTCATGGCTGTTCCTGCCTTTTTTTCAAAGAGCTCCTCAATATTCAACCCCATCATCTATGTGCTGCTCAACAAACAG TTCCGGAGTTGCATGCTGACCACTCTTTTCTGCGGAATGAATCCTCTTGGTGACGAGGAGTCCTCAGTGTCAACAAGCAAAACCGAGGTGTCCTCAGTGTCTCCAGCTTAA
- the LOC127449330 gene encoding green-sensitive opsin-3, with product MNGTEGHNFYIPMSNKTGLVRSPFEYPQYYLAEPWQFKVLALYMFFLICFGLPINGLTLVVTAQHKKLRQPLNFILVNLAVAGTIMVCFGFTVTFYTAIQGYFALGPIGCTIEGFMATLGGQISLWSLVVLAIERYIVVCKPMGSFKFSSNHALAGIAFTWIMALACAVPPLFGWSRYIPEGMQCSCGPDYYTLNPEYNNESYVVYMFCCHFILPVSTIFFTYGSLVCTVKAAAAQQQDSASTQKAEKEVTRMVILMVLGFLLAWTPYASVAAWIFFNKGAAFSAQFMAVPAFFSKSSSIFNPIIYVLLNKQFRNCMMTTLFCGKNPLGDEESSTVSTSKTEVSSVSPA from the exons ATGAACGGCACAGAGGGACACAACTTCTACATTCCCATGTCCAACAAGACAGGGTTAGTGAGGAGTCCTTTCGAATATCCTCAGTATTATTTAGCCGAGCCATGGCAGTTCAAAGTGCTTGCTCTCTACATGTTCTTCCTCATTTGTTTTGGTCTACCCATCAATGGCCTTACATTGGTGGTGACAGCTCAACACAAAAAGCTAAGGCAACCTCTCAACTTCATTTTGGTCAACCTAGCTGTAGCTGGCACCATCATGGTTTGTTTTGGATTCACTGTCACTTTCTACACTGCAATTCAAGGCTACTTTGCATTGGGTCCAATTGGCTGCACTATTGAGGGATTCATGGCCACACTTGGAG GTCAAATTTCCCTTTGGTCACTTGTGGTGCTGGCCATTGAGAGATACATTGTGGTCTGCAAGCCAATGGGTAGTTTCAAATTCTCCTCCAACCACGCTTTGGCAGGAATTGCATTTACGTGGATAATGGCATTGGCATGTGCAGTTCCCCCTCTGTTTGGCTGGTCCAG GTATATTCCTGAGGGAATGCAGTGCTCATGTGGACCTGACTACTACACCCTGAATCCTGAGTACAACAATGAATCATATGTCGTGTACATGTTCTGCTGCCACTTTATACTCCCAGTCTCCACAATCTTCTTCACCTATGGGAGTCTTGTTTGCACAGTCAAGGCT GCTGCAGCTCAACAGCAGGACTCGGCATCCACCCAGAAGGCTGAGAAAGAAGTGACAAGAATGGTCATTCTGATGGTTTTGGGTTTCTTGTTGGCATGGACCCCCTATGCTAGTGTGGCAGCCTGGATTTTCTTCAATAAGGGAGCTGCTTTCAGTGCCCAGTTCATGGCTGTTCCTGCCTTTTTCTCAAAGAGCTCCTCAATATTCAACCCCATCATCTACGTCTTGCTCAACAAACAG TTCCGGAACTGCATGATGACCACTCTTTTCTGCGGAAAGAACCCTCTTGGAGATGAGGAGTCCTCAACTGTGTCCACCAGCAAGACAGAGGTGTCCTCAGTATCTCCAGCATAG